One window of the Halobacillus litoralis genome contains the following:
- a CDS encoding ABC transporter ATP-binding protein gives MMIFANKVNKTYESGEITVQALKQASLTIPGQKIVTILGPSGSGKSTLLNVIGGIDRYDSGSITIGDQVLEKLKDRQLTEYRRNFVGFIFQQYNLIPTLTVEENVEVGRELSKQPLEMKDILLKVGMWDKKDKFPYQLSGGEQQRVAIARALIKNPQILLCDEPTGALDEETGKNILRLLKYVNENYGTTVLIITHNQGIGEMAHTVIRMSSGEIVDTYQNEQPIDPEKVTWS, from the coding sequence ATGATGATCTTCGCAAACAAGGTCAATAAAACGTATGAAAGCGGAGAGATAACGGTTCAAGCACTGAAACAAGCGTCTCTTACAATTCCTGGTCAGAAAATCGTGACTATTCTAGGACCTTCCGGATCGGGAAAATCAACGTTACTTAATGTCATTGGAGGAATCGATCGTTACGATTCAGGCTCTATTACTATAGGTGATCAAGTGTTAGAAAAATTAAAAGATCGCCAACTGACGGAATACAGGAGAAATTTTGTCGGTTTTATATTCCAACAGTATAATTTGATACCAACTCTGACGGTCGAAGAAAATGTTGAGGTGGGGCGGGAACTGAGTAAACAACCACTTGAAATGAAAGACATATTATTAAAGGTCGGGATGTGGGATAAAAAAGACAAATTCCCTTATCAATTAAGTGGGGGTGAACAGCAGCGGGTGGCCATTGCGCGTGCCCTGATCAAAAATCCGCAGATTCTTTTATGTGATGAACCTACAGGGGCATTGGATGAAGAAACAGGTAAAAATATTCTGCGTCTATTGAAATATGTCAACGAAAATTACGGTACGACGGTTTTAATCATTACTCACAACCAGGGTATCGGAGAAATGGCCCACACTGTCATCCGGATGAGCAGTGGAGAGATAGTCGATACGTATCAAAATGAGCAGCCGATTGACCCGGAGAAGGTGACTTGGTCATGA
- a CDS encoding ABC transporter permease, giving the protein MILKKTIRRTLKDKKFQYAGVIVLLMLAVMLYVSLSMAITTLEERNEQFSEEYKQESFHFVTGEEVPESHLSSWEEQFSLTLEKRRYTDLSLGEERILRLFSITDEVNLPYISEGDMPDQEGEIAISKVFADKHGYELGDAIDHAGYEATITGYVFLPDYIYMVQQQTDLLADAEKFAVGIAAEATIEQIAGDGQTEVLGLSEGGVTEEFRSTVSEEATILQFVNSEENARIQFVETEIEGAKGMITTLPLFILALSLAMVLMLMKRRIDMQRKEIGTLMALGYRKGELLKNYLGYAWFIGLTGTLLGLAAGAGLSVPLSDVYATYFNLPAISLFDWDPMVLVIGLVIPITLLVLLTALVVWRSLNTDPLTLLRPKEMSSGQKSWLEKLPGIDRGGFVRRFRIRLLVRSKARSLYVFLGVMFSTVLLLFGLITFNSMDQLVETTYQDIQTYDYAVHYKSLQTERTEAGASPFTMNELTAAEQDVKVTAFGMEPDTDYIHLLADGEPLNSELKDGAVISAPLSVVLDVKKGDTITLENRLNDDTLSVNVAGVADVFIGHHLYLPREQLNEFLGFPEMAYTAVWQEEEPGSSEEIYMVEDKQKAISSFEATTGATRGSVLGMAVFAVLIGVIILTLLTNLIVEENSPSISLFKVMGYHDKEVSKLVLSVYTPIVLISYFVSIPLASLGLEQTMNTLVQETGFLMPTDIAWWMIFVGFVVIMVTYWFSLTLSKRKLKQISLQEALKKQQD; this is encoded by the coding sequence ATGATTTTAAAAAAGACGATTCGCCGAACCTTGAAGGATAAGAAGTTTCAATATGCCGGCGTTATTGTTTTACTCATGTTAGCGGTCATGCTATATGTTTCGTTATCTATGGCAATCACAACGCTGGAAGAGAGAAATGAGCAATTTTCTGAGGAATATAAACAGGAGTCCTTTCATTTTGTCACCGGTGAGGAAGTTCCAGAGAGCCACCTTTCTTCATGGGAAGAACAATTTTCATTGACCCTCGAAAAAAGGAGGTACACCGATCTCTCTTTGGGTGAGGAGCGCATTTTAAGACTTTTTTCCATAACAGATGAAGTGAACCTTCCATATATTTCTGAAGGGGATATGCCTGATCAGGAAGGTGAGATAGCCATTTCTAAGGTGTTTGCCGATAAACATGGGTATGAACTCGGAGATGCGATCGACCACGCCGGATATGAGGCAACCATAACGGGATATGTTTTTCTTCCTGACTATATTTATATGGTCCAACAACAGACCGACTTATTGGCAGATGCTGAGAAGTTTGCAGTCGGGATAGCTGCGGAAGCGACTATAGAACAGATAGCAGGGGATGGTCAGACAGAAGTTTTGGGTCTGTCTGAGGGAGGTGTAACGGAAGAGTTCCGATCGACAGTAAGCGAAGAAGCGACAATTCTTCAATTTGTAAATAGCGAAGAAAATGCGAGAATTCAATTTGTAGAGACCGAAATTGAAGGGGCCAAAGGGATGATCACGACCTTGCCTCTCTTCATTCTCGCTTTGTCCTTAGCTATGGTCCTGATGCTCATGAAGCGTCGCATTGATATGCAGCGTAAAGAAATTGGAACATTGATGGCGCTCGGTTATCGTAAAGGGGAGCTGCTCAAAAACTACTTGGGGTATGCGTGGTTTATTGGATTGACAGGAACATTGCTCGGTCTTGCAGCAGGTGCAGGTCTTTCTGTCCCTTTATCAGACGTCTACGCCACCTATTTCAATCTCCCGGCTATTTCCCTGTTTGACTGGGACCCGATGGTACTCGTCATCGGCTTAGTCATTCCAATTACGCTGCTTGTTCTGTTGACAGCACTCGTTGTTTGGCGTTCACTGAACACGGACCCACTGACACTATTAAGACCGAAAGAAATGTCTAGTGGTCAAAAATCCTGGCTGGAAAAATTGCCCGGTATTGACCGTGGAGGATTTGTCCGGCGTTTCCGAATTCGCTTGTTAGTTCGGAGCAAAGCGCGTAGTTTATATGTTTTCTTAGGTGTCATGTTTTCGACTGTCTTACTGTTGTTCGGCTTGATTACGTTCAACAGTATGGATCAGCTTGTTGAGACAACATATCAGGATATACAAACCTATGATTATGCTGTCCATTATAAATCTCTTCAAACCGAAAGAACTGAAGCAGGTGCTAGCCCTTTTACAATGAATGAACTGACAGCTGCAGAACAGGATGTTAAAGTCACGGCATTTGGTATGGAACCGGATACAGATTATATTCATCTGCTTGCTGATGGCGAACCACTTAATTCGGAATTAAAAGACGGTGCTGTCATCAGTGCCCCCTTATCAGTTGTATTGGATGTGAAGAAAGGGGATACCATTACTTTAGAGAATAGACTTAACGATGATACGCTCTCAGTGAATGTGGCAGGGGTTGCAGATGTGTTTATCGGGCATCATCTTTATTTGCCGAGAGAGCAGCTGAACGAATTTCTCGGATTTCCTGAAATGGCCTACACCGCTGTTTGGCAGGAAGAGGAACCAGGCTCTTCTGAGGAGATCTATATGGTTGAAGACAAACAAAAAGCAATCAGCAGCTTCGAGGCTACAACAGGCGCGACACGTGGGTCTGTTCTGGGAATGGCCGTGTTTGCTGTCTTGATCGGAGTCATCATTCTTACATTGCTGACAAACTTGATTGTTGAAGAGAACTCGCCATCTATTTCTCTTTTCAAAGTGATGGGATATCATGATAAAGAAGTATCAAAGCTTGTTTTGAGCGTCTACACTCCGATTGTGTTAATTTCATATTTTGTATCCATACCACTGGCAAGCCTCGGTTTAGAACAAACTATGAATACTCTCGTGCAGGAAACAGGCTTTCTTATGCCGACTGATATAGCCTGGTGGATGATTTTTGTAGGCTTTGTCGTCATTATGGTGACCTATTGGTTTTCTTTGACATTGTCGAAACGTAAATTAAAGCAAATATCCTTGCAGGAAGCATTGAAAAAACAGCAGGATTAA
- a CDS encoding aldehyde dehydrogenase, whose protein sequence is MNATVKLQKSWFKEGHTKSYNFRKEQLVKVKKMLTTFEKPIINALKFDLNKSEYEAYASEIAFLKSEIDHHLKQLKSWMQPTKVKAPLTHTGSKNFIRKEPYGTVLVIAPWNYPIQLALAPVIGAVAAGNTVIIKPSELTPTVSWVLKKMIEQYFPAHYIAVVEGDKNVTQELIDQPLDYIFFTGSVPVGKVIMEKASKRLIPITLELGGKSPAIIHKDTSIDLAAKRIVWGKFTNAGQTCIAPDYLYVHHEVKADLIQALKKYIREFYGDRPLENPEYTKIVNHSHFNRLTSYLESGTVVSGGTTDDQVHKIEPTILDQVTWSDAVMQDEIFGPVLPVLTYADLDEVITQINERPKPLALYYFGEKDEDQQLIMDSISFGGGCINDTLYHIINPHLPFGGVGESGMGSYHGRASFDTFTHEKSITKQTTKFDQSFRYPGSPFRLAVMKRIFG, encoded by the coding sequence ATGAACGCAACTGTCAAACTGCAAAAATCATGGTTCAAAGAAGGCCATACGAAAAGCTATAACTTCCGAAAAGAACAACTGGTAAAGGTGAAGAAAATGCTGACTACATTCGAAAAGCCTATCATCAACGCGTTGAAGTTTGATTTGAACAAATCTGAATATGAAGCTTATGCATCTGAAATCGCATTTCTAAAAAGCGAGATCGATCATCACCTTAAGCAATTGAAATCCTGGATGCAGCCGACAAAAGTAAAGGCACCTCTCACCCACACAGGGTCTAAAAATTTCATTCGTAAAGAACCCTACGGCACAGTGCTCGTCATTGCTCCTTGGAACTATCCGATACAACTGGCATTAGCCCCCGTTATCGGGGCTGTAGCAGCGGGAAACACCGTTATTATTAAACCGTCTGAACTCACACCGACGGTTTCGTGGGTCCTGAAAAAAATGATCGAGCAATATTTCCCCGCTCATTACATCGCTGTCGTTGAAGGCGATAAAAATGTTACCCAGGAACTTATCGATCAGCCCCTTGACTATATCTTTTTCACAGGAAGCGTCCCAGTAGGAAAAGTCATTATGGAAAAAGCGAGTAAACGACTGATTCCAATTACTCTGGAACTCGGTGGGAAGAGCCCTGCTATCATCCATAAGGACACCTCCATTGACCTTGCTGCCAAAAGAATCGTCTGGGGGAAATTCACCAATGCAGGACAGACGTGTATTGCGCCTGATTACCTTTATGTACACCATGAAGTAAAAGCTGACTTGATCCAAGCTCTGAAGAAGTATATCAGAGAGTTTTACGGCGACAGACCACTTGAAAATCCTGAGTACACCAAAATCGTCAATCATAGCCATTTCAACCGACTCACTTCGTACCTCGAATCCGGCACAGTGGTTTCAGGTGGTACAACAGATGATCAAGTCCATAAAATTGAACCGACTATATTGGACCAAGTCACCTGGAGTGATGCTGTCATGCAAGATGAAATCTTCGGCCCTGTACTCCCTGTCTTGACCTATGCTGATCTTGATGAGGTCATTACTCAAATCAACGAACGCCCGAAACCGCTCGCTCTCTATTACTTTGGTGAGAAAGATGAGGATCAACAGCTAATTATGGATTCGATTTCCTTTGGCGGCGGTTGTATCAATGATACTCTTTACCATATTATCAATCCACATCTCCCCTTCGGCGGTGTCGGGGAAAGTGGAATGGGCAGCTATCATGGTCGAGCAAGCTTTGATACGTTCACACATGAGAAAAGTATTACGAAGCAAACCACGAAATTCGATCAGAGCTTCCGCTATCCCGGTTCCCCTTTTAGGCTAGCAGTAATGAAACGCATATTTGGATAA
- the rnz gene encoding ribonuclease Z — protein sequence MELFFLGTGSGVPSKERNVSSLVLRILEERGTTWVFDCGEGTQQQILNTNIRPRRIEVIFITHLHGDHIYGLPGLLSSRSFQGGETPVTIYGPRGLKEYLDISLRISGTHLRYPLYVEEVEDGLLFEDEQFIVEAVKLKHGLASFGYILKEKDKLGELQPDKLKALGIKPGPIYQQIKSQSRTELEDGRIIRREDVIGPPKKGRKIAILGDTRYIPELAGLLKNTDVLVHEATFAGDEEEMAYEYFHSTVKQAAMLAKEADAGELILNHLSSRYQGDAVAELRNEAAAIFPSTTIAHDFYQHPIERKR from the coding sequence ATGGAACTTTTTTTTCTAGGTACAGGTTCAGGGGTGCCGTCAAAAGAGCGTAACGTATCCTCTCTTGTCCTCCGCATTTTAGAAGAACGCGGTACCACATGGGTGTTCGACTGCGGCGAAGGAACCCAACAACAAATTTTAAATACGAATATACGACCGCGCAGAATTGAAGTCATTTTCATCACCCACTTGCATGGGGATCACATTTACGGTCTTCCGGGGTTGCTGAGCAGCCGCTCCTTCCAAGGTGGCGAAACCCCTGTTACCATTTACGGTCCACGCGGATTAAAAGAATACCTCGATATAAGCCTGCGTATTAGCGGCACACATTTGCGCTATCCCCTCTATGTTGAAGAAGTGGAAGATGGGCTGCTTTTTGAAGATGAACAGTTCATCGTAGAAGCTGTCAAGCTGAAGCATGGCCTTGCCAGCTTCGGGTATATCTTGAAGGAAAAAGACAAATTGGGTGAGCTGCAACCTGATAAATTAAAGGCACTCGGAATAAAACCAGGACCCATCTATCAGCAGATCAAAAGCCAATCACGAACAGAGCTGGAAGATGGTCGCATCATTAGGAGAGAAGATGTTATCGGACCACCGAAGAAAGGTAGAAAAATTGCGATTCTCGGTGATACACGATACATACCTGAGCTCGCCGGCCTTTTGAAAAACACCGATGTCCTTGTCCATGAAGCGACATTCGCTGGTGATGAGGAAGAGATGGCCTATGAATATTTCCATTCGACTGTTAAGCAGGCAGCCATGTTAGCAAAAGAGGCAGATGCAGGCGAATTGATTCTCAACCATCTCTCTTCCCGTTATCAAGGAGATGCCGTGGCTGAACTCCGCAACGAAGCTGCTGCCATTTTCCCAAGCACGACCATCGCCCACGATTTTTATCAGCATCCAATCGAACGAAAACGCTAA
- the namA gene encoding NADPH dehydrogenase NamA, translating into MKLKLFEPYTVKNVTLKNRIVMSPMCMYSAYDQDGHAQPFHFAHYESRAAGQVGLVFTEATSILPEGRISHEDLGIWDDSHIEGLKSINEGIHRHGAKAGIQLAHAGRKANLRDEIFAPSAEAFSDAMKVPSEMTKEDIQRTIKSFQKGAARSKKAGFDIVELHGAHGYLINQFLSPLTNKRTDEYGGSRKNRYRFLADTITAVQKEWDGPLFVRISGAEYHEGGNTMEDFVYFSSEMKDQGVDLIDVSSGGVVPAAIEPYPGYQVKFAEQIKEGAKINTGAVGLITSGNQAEEILQNDRADLIFLARALLKNPYWPKQAADELGHELEGPRQYTRAWQ; encoded by the coding sequence GTGAAACTCAAACTATTTGAACCCTATACTGTAAAAAATGTAACGTTGAAAAACCGTATCGTCATGTCTCCTATGTGCATGTACTCGGCTTATGATCAAGATGGACATGCTCAACCCTTTCATTTCGCCCACTATGAGAGCCGTGCTGCAGGGCAAGTCGGCCTGGTTTTTACAGAGGCTACCTCAATTCTGCCCGAAGGCCGGATTTCACATGAAGACCTTGGCATTTGGGATGATTCTCATATCGAAGGGTTGAAAAGTATAAATGAAGGCATCCACAGGCATGGTGCTAAAGCAGGGATCCAGCTTGCTCATGCAGGTAGAAAGGCCAATTTGCGTGATGAAATTTTCGCGCCTAGTGCGGAAGCTTTCAGTGATGCCATGAAAGTACCGTCAGAAATGACAAAAGAAGATATCCAACGTACCATTAAATCCTTTCAAAAAGGAGCTGCTCGTTCAAAAAAAGCAGGTTTTGATATTGTTGAACTTCATGGAGCCCATGGTTATTTAATCAATCAATTTCTATCCCCGTTGACGAACAAACGCACAGATGAATATGGAGGTTCTCGGAAAAATCGTTATCGATTCTTAGCGGACACGATCACTGCTGTTCAGAAAGAGTGGGATGGGCCTTTGTTCGTACGCATATCTGGAGCCGAATACCACGAAGGCGGAAATACTATGGAAGATTTCGTTTACTTCTCTTCCGAAATGAAGGACCAAGGCGTGGATCTGATTGATGTCAGCTCAGGAGGCGTTGTTCCTGCTGCCATTGAACCGTATCCAGGATACCAGGTGAAATTCGCAGAACAAATCAAAGAAGGTGCGAAAATTAATACCGGGGCTGTCGGTTTGATTACAAGCGGCAACCAGGCAGAGGAAATTCTGCAAAATGATCGTGCTGATCTCATCTTCCTCGCGCGAGCACTGCTGAAAAACCCATACTGGCCGAAACAAGCGGCTGACGAACTCGGTCACGAACTTGAAGGACCGAGGCAGTACACGAGAGCTTGGCAATAG
- a CDS encoding glycerophosphodiester phosphodiesterase: protein MKTLIYAHRGASKLAPENTMPAFELARAAGAEGIETDVQLTKDQIPVLIHDENLRRTTNGTGFVQDYTYAQLRLLDAGSWFSPKFSDTYIVTLDEFLRWFHEQPMFLNIELKTNVIEYKNIERIVYESLKRYHVLERSVISSFNSDSLVRMKSINPSVQTAFLTSTNMRSLPQYAKSLDCNALHVKHRLLDKKLMKRCHKQELELRIYTVNRPAMMKKCYQLGVNGIFTDVPHQAIEYRDLWKKRRKG from the coding sequence GTGAAAACATTGATATATGCTCACAGAGGAGCTAGTAAACTGGCCCCTGAAAATACAATGCCTGCGTTTGAACTGGCACGAGCAGCTGGAGCGGAAGGAATCGAGACCGATGTCCAGTTGACGAAAGATCAGATTCCCGTACTCATCCACGATGAGAATCTCCGCCGCACCACGAATGGAACAGGGTTCGTACAAGATTATACATATGCTCAGCTTCGTCTGCTTGATGCAGGAAGCTGGTTTTCTCCTAAATTTTCTGACACTTATATTGTAACACTGGACGAGTTCCTTCGCTGGTTCCATGAGCAGCCGATGTTTTTGAATATTGAACTGAAAACGAATGTCATTGAATATAAGAATATCGAACGCATCGTCTATGAATCTTTGAAGCGGTATCATGTCCTGGAACGGTCAGTCATCTCCAGTTTCAATTCCGACTCACTTGTCCGTATGAAATCAATCAATCCGTCTGTCCAGACCGCGTTCCTCACCTCTACAAACATGCGCAGCCTGCCTCAATATGCCAAATCACTGGACTGCAATGCATTGCATGTGAAGCATCGCTTACTTGATAAAAAACTCATGAAACGATGTCACAAGCAAGAGTTAGAACTGAGGATCTATACTGTCAACCGCCCTGCGATGATGAAAAAGTGCTATCAACTCGGGGTGAATGGCATTTTTACGGATGTTCCGCATCAGGCCATCGAGTACCGTGACCTTTGGAAAAAGCGCAGAAAGGGCTAA
- a CDS encoding M20/M25/M40 family metallo-hydrolase, translating into MSLWQTKDQLTDLLCSLVEYPSITNSNEEIAIIEYLYYILEDRDYYKKRPEQLNLHPLDDGRQLLTALVKKDEAKETLVLLAHVDVVGVDDYGSYQNLAFYPRELTQELQKNLQDLPKEAARDLQTGNWLFGRGTMDMKAGLTVHLSLLEKAMAGEFDGNLLLVAVPDEEVNSEGMLAALPALAEIKEKQNLTFKGALNGEPMFSKYPGDSAYYLYTGSIGKTLPGFLCYGKETHAGEPFGGLNANLMVSYLAQEMELNEAFIEKVGGERTPPPLSLMLRDLKHEYSVQTPQAAVAMYNVLYMKQTIQELNEKLLLAAQRAKAKIINHYHHQASFYLEGTQTSAFHPDITILSYEQLYKEAVDRYGKKEVERRQNRLVNLRDQGDRDFSTTLVQSLASLCKDISPMIVLFYSPPFYPSVSSHNDPFIKHGAKVAMDYAKENFDEELEVVEYFTGLSDLSFIGPSSTASSLSDLTKQMPIHGNGFEWPAEVMESITMPIINIGPLGRDPHQWTERLELSYSFEKLPQILTRTIHELFKTERSSTV; encoded by the coding sequence ATGAGTCTATGGCAAACGAAAGATCAGTTGACAGATTTATTGTGTTCCCTCGTAGAATACCCCAGTATTACAAACAGCAATGAGGAAATCGCAATCATCGAATACTTATATTATATTTTAGAAGATCGTGATTATTATAAAAAACGCCCCGAACAATTGAATTTGCATCCATTGGATGATGGGCGTCAGCTGCTGACAGCTTTGGTGAAAAAAGACGAAGCAAAAGAGACGCTTGTTCTGCTTGCTCATGTAGATGTCGTCGGTGTCGATGACTATGGGTCTTATCAGAATTTAGCATTTTACCCTCGTGAGCTTACACAGGAGCTGCAGAAAAATCTCCAGGACTTACCAAAGGAAGCAGCAAGAGATCTCCAAACGGGGAACTGGTTGTTCGGACGCGGAACGATGGACATGAAAGCGGGGTTGACCGTTCATCTTTCGCTGTTGGAAAAAGCGATGGCGGGGGAGTTCGATGGTAATCTGTTGTTGGTTGCCGTGCCGGATGAAGAAGTCAATTCAGAGGGGATGTTAGCAGCTTTACCTGCCCTTGCAGAAATTAAAGAAAAGCAGAACCTCACCTTCAAGGGCGCACTGAATGGCGAGCCGATGTTCAGTAAATATCCAGGCGATTCTGCTTATTATCTTTATACAGGATCGATCGGCAAAACGCTTCCGGGCTTTTTATGTTATGGAAAGGAAACCCACGCAGGAGAACCATTCGGAGGATTGAACGCGAATTTGATGGTCAGTTACCTGGCTCAAGAGATGGAATTGAACGAGGCTTTCATTGAAAAAGTGGGGGGAGAGCGGACACCGCCGCCTCTCAGTTTAATGCTGCGCGATTTGAAACATGAATATTCCGTCCAGACGCCCCAGGCAGCAGTGGCGATGTACAACGTCCTGTATATGAAACAGACGATTCAAGAACTGAATGAAAAGTTGCTGTTAGCAGCACAGCGGGCCAAGGCGAAAATCATCAACCATTATCACCATCAAGCATCGTTTTATTTAGAGGGAACTCAAACATCAGCCTTTCACCCAGACATAACTATCTTATCGTATGAACAACTATACAAGGAGGCAGTCGATCGGTACGGGAAAAAGGAAGTCGAACGAAGGCAGAACCGGTTAGTGAATTTAAGAGACCAGGGGGACCGTGATTTCTCCACGACCCTCGTCCAGAGTCTTGCTTCATTATGTAAAGATATCAGTCCGATGATCGTTCTGTTCTATAGTCCTCCATTTTATCCATCGGTTTCTTCACACAACGATCCGTTCATCAAGCATGGCGCTAAAGTGGCAATGGATTATGCAAAAGAAAATTTTGATGAAGAACTTGAGGTCGTCGAGTATTTCACGGGGCTTTCGGATTTAAGCTTCATCGGCCCGTCTTCAACGGCATCGTCGCTTTCTGATTTGACTAAACAAATGCCGATCCACGGGAATGGTTTCGAGTGGCCGGCAGAAGTGATGGAATCGATTACGATGCCGATTATCAATATCGGCCCGTTAGGCAGAGACCCCCACCAATGGACTGAACGCTTGGAACTTTCTTATAGTTTTGAGAAACTCCCACAGATATTGACGAGGACGATTCACGAGCTGTTCAAGACAGAGCGCTCTTCTACAGTTTAA
- a CDS encoding AbgT family transporter, protein MEHQEKKGLTMRILDWIERIGNKLPHPVTLFAIFALMVIVASWVFSTLNVEVEDPATGETLQVVNLLSSDGIQYIFESMVENFVGFAPLGTVLVTMLGIGVAERSGLISAMLRGLVTSVPRSLMTAALVFGGIMSSMAADAGYVVLTPLGAVLFAGLGRHPLAGLAAAFAGVSAGFSANLLLTSLDPLLGDLTIQAAATIDPAYADTILYTMNYYFMIVSVFVLTIIGTLVTDKIVEPRLGTYTGGIKEEAQNVTPLEKKGMIGALIAFIVTVGVLSLLVVPTWGPLRNPDDFLASPFFHSLVPVILIMFLIPGYVYGKITDEIKSDKDVANQMSDTMASMGIYIVLAFTAGQFVAYFNHTNLGKVIAVSGAEFLDSVGFTGIGLIIAFIFVAGFINLFIGSSSAKWAIMAPVFVPLMMQLGYSPELTTLAYRIADSTTNIISPLMPYFAIVIAFAQKYDRKVGIGTLISTMLPYSIAFSVVWIIMLLIWMLTGLPIGPGAEFYYNG, encoded by the coding sequence ATGGAACATCAAGAAAAGAAGGGGCTGACAATGCGCATTCTCGACTGGATTGAACGGATCGGGAACAAATTGCCTCACCCTGTCACATTGTTCGCAATATTTGCTCTTATGGTAATCGTCGCTTCTTGGGTTTTCTCTACATTGAATGTAGAAGTAGAAGACCCGGCTACAGGCGAAACCCTGCAAGTCGTCAACCTATTATCAAGTGACGGCATTCAATACATCTTTGAAAGTATGGTAGAGAATTTCGTAGGCTTCGCACCACTTGGAACTGTCCTGGTCACGATGCTCGGTATAGGAGTTGCCGAACGTTCCGGGTTAATCAGTGCGATGCTTCGTGGATTAGTCACATCCGTCCCTCGTTCATTAATGACAGCTGCCCTGGTATTCGGCGGAATCATGTCCAGTATGGCCGCTGACGCAGGTTATGTCGTATTGACTCCTCTTGGTGCTGTATTATTCGCCGGACTCGGACGTCACCCGCTAGCTGGTTTAGCCGCCGCATTCGCCGGTGTGTCTGCAGGTTTCAGTGCCAACCTGCTTTTGACATCGCTTGACCCATTACTTGGTGACTTAACGATACAGGCAGCCGCGACCATCGACCCTGCCTATGCAGATACGATCTTGTACACAATGAACTATTATTTCATGATTGTTTCTGTCTTCGTACTGACGATCATCGGTACACTCGTCACTGATAAAATTGTCGAGCCGCGTCTTGGCACATACACAGGTGGAATTAAAGAGGAAGCTCAGAACGTTACTCCACTAGAGAAAAAAGGGATGATCGGTGCTCTGATCGCCTTCATCGTTACGGTCGGTGTGCTGTCTCTCTTAGTAGTGCCGACTTGGGGGCCGTTGCGCAATCCGGATGATTTCTTAGCTTCTCCATTTTTCCATAGTCTCGTCCCGGTCATTTTAATCATGTTCCTGATTCCAGGGTATGTGTACGGAAAAATTACGGATGAAATCAAGAGTGATAAAGATGTTGCCAATCAAATGTCTGATACGATGGCTTCAATGGGCATTTACATTGTACTTGCCTTCACAGCTGGACAATTCGTAGCCTACTTCAACCATACGAATTTAGGAAAAGTCATTGCTGTCAGCGGAGCTGAATTTCTTGATTCTGTAGGGTTCACAGGAATCGGTTTGATCATTGCCTTTATTTTCGTCGCTGGATTTATCAATTTGTTCATCGGGAGTTCTTCAGCCAAATGGGCGATCATGGCGCCTGTATTTGTTCCATTGATGATGCAGCTTGGCTACTCTCCGGAGCTGACTACACTCGCTTACCGGATTGCAGATTCAACGACGAACATCATTTCACCGTTGATGCCATACTTCGCAATCGTTATCGCTTTTGCTCAGAAGTATGACAGAAAAGTCGGAATCGGAACATTGATCTCCACGATGCTTCCTTATTCCATCGCATTTTCCGTTGTTTGGATCATCATGCTGTTAATTTGGATGCTGACAGGACTACCGATCGGCCCAGGAGCAGAGTTTTACTATAATGGTTAA